A stretch of the Polyodon spathula isolate WHYD16114869_AA unplaced genomic scaffold, ASM1765450v1 scaffolds_796, whole genome shotgun sequence genome encodes the following:
- the LOC121308894 gene encoding calcitonin gene-related peptide type 1 receptor-like isoform X1, which translates to MPCEGAPPSCTMGRGQLLWILLLPLVTEQVPAEALVSSEPLSVVSATPQSMMPMGVSRAQILSAQFECYLKILRDPPYRGDGPYCNRTWDGWMCWEDSPPGSKAVQFCPEYFQDFDPLEKVTKVCNEDGQWFRHPESNRTWSNYTLCSAFTRAKLKMAYSKYYLAITGHCLSLVSLLISLCIFFYFKSLSCQRISLHKNLFLSFILDSIVTIICLSAVANNHEHETRNTLQLRVCERRLLLSLQAGCKVLQFLYLYTMGCNYFWMLCEGIYLHTLIIVAVFVEQQRLLWYYILGWGFPLIPAVIHAVARLHFFNDNCWISAATHLLYIIHGPICVALLVNLFFLLNIVRVLITKLKLTHQAESSAYMKAVRATLILVPLLGIQFVLLPWKPEWRLAEEIYEYIMHIFMHYQGLLVATIFCFCNGEVQAALKREWLHYKDQCSGQLMSNDLHSNCHTNSSAVEPSRNQGTKHSTNGKDCAPTESVALKPAETFA; encoded by the exons ATGCCGTGTGAGGGAGCGCCACCTAGCTGCACCATGGGGAGAGGACAGCTGCTGTGGATCCTGTTATTGCCGCTGGTAACAGAG CAGGTTCCTGCGGAGGCGCTGGTGTCCTCGGAGCCGCTGTCAGTCGTGTCTGCCACCCCCCAGTCTATGATGCCCATGGGGGTGTCGAGGGCACAGATCCTGTCTGCCCAGTTCGAGTGCTACCTGAAGATCCTCAGGGACCCCCCCTACCGGGGAGACG GACCCTACTGTAACCGCACATGGGATGGCTGGATGTGCTGGGAGGACTCCCCACCCGGGAGCAAGGCTGTCCAGTTCTGCCCTGAATACTTCCAGGACTTCGATCCCTTGG AAAAGGTGACGAAGGTTTGTAATGAAGACGGACAGTGGTTTCGACACCCAGAGAGTAACCGCACCTGGTCCAATTACACCCTGTGTTCTGCCTTCACCAGGGCCAAACTCAAG ATGGCGTACAGCAAGTACTACCTGGCAATCACGGGACATTGTCTCTCTCTGGTATCCCTCCTCATCTCGCTCTGCATCTTCTTCTACTTCAA GAGTTTGAGTTGCCAGCGCATCTCTCTTCACAAGAACCTCTTCCTGTCCTTCATCCTCGACTCCATCGTCACCATCATCTGCCTTTCCGCCGTGGCTAATAACCACGAGCACGAGACTCGCAACACG CTCCAGCTGCGTGTGTGTGAACGGCGACTCCTCCTGTCCCTGCAGGCTGGCTGCAAGGTGCTGCAGTTTCTCTATCTCTACACCATGGGCTGTAACTACTTCTGGATGCTGTGCGAGGGGATCTACCTGCACACCCTCATCATCGTGGCCGTGTTCGTGGAGCAGCAGCGGCTGCTCTGGTACTATATCCTGGGCTGGG GATTCCCTCTGATCCCGGCTGTCATCCATGCAGTGGCCAGACTGCATTTCTTCAATGACAA cTGCTGGATCAGCGCCGCCACTCATCTCCTGTACATCATCCACGGGCCGATCTGCGTAGCTCTGCTG GTGAACCTGTTCTTCCTGCTCAACATTGTTCGTGTTCTCATCACCAAGCTCAAGTTGACTCACCAGGCTGAGTCCAGCGCTTACATGAAGGCGGTGCGAGCCACGCTCATCCTGGTCCCCCTACTGGGGATCCAGTTCGTCCTGCTGCCATGGAAACCGGAGTGGCGGCTGGCCGAGGAGATCTACGAGTACATCATGCACATCTTCATGCACTACCAG GGGCTGCTGGTCGCCACTATATTCTGCTTCTGTAATGGAGAG GTCCAGGCGGCTCTGAAGAGGGAGTGGCTTCACTACAAAGATCAGTGCAGCGGACAGCTCATGAGCAACGACCTTCACTCCAACTGCCACACCAACTCATCCGCGGTGGAGCCGAGCAGGAACCAGGGCACCAAGCACAGCACCAACGGCAAGGACTGTGCCCCGACGGAGAGCGTGGCTCTGAAACCAGCCGAGACCTTCGCCTGA
- the LOC121308894 gene encoding calcitonin gene-related peptide type 1 receptor-like isoform X2 yields the protein MPCEGAPPSCTMGRGQLLWILLLPLVTEVPAEALVSSEPLSVVSATPQSMMPMGVSRAQILSAQFECYLKILRDPPYRGDGPYCNRTWDGWMCWEDSPPGSKAVQFCPEYFQDFDPLEKVTKVCNEDGQWFRHPESNRTWSNYTLCSAFTRAKLKMAYSKYYLAITGHCLSLVSLLISLCIFFYFKSLSCQRISLHKNLFLSFILDSIVTIICLSAVANNHEHETRNTLQLRVCERRLLLSLQAGCKVLQFLYLYTMGCNYFWMLCEGIYLHTLIIVAVFVEQQRLLWYYILGWGFPLIPAVIHAVARLHFFNDNCWISAATHLLYIIHGPICVALLVNLFFLLNIVRVLITKLKLTHQAESSAYMKAVRATLILVPLLGIQFVLLPWKPEWRLAEEIYEYIMHIFMHYQGLLVATIFCFCNGEVQAALKREWLHYKDQCSGQLMSNDLHSNCHTNSSAVEPSRNQGTKHSTNGKDCAPTESVALKPAETFA from the exons ATGCCGTGTGAGGGAGCGCCACCTAGCTGCACCATGGGGAGAGGACAGCTGCTGTGGATCCTGTTATTGCCGCTGGTAACAGAG GTTCCTGCGGAGGCGCTGGTGTCCTCGGAGCCGCTGTCAGTCGTGTCTGCCACCCCCCAGTCTATGATGCCCATGGGGGTGTCGAGGGCACAGATCCTGTCTGCCCAGTTCGAGTGCTACCTGAAGATCCTCAGGGACCCCCCCTACCGGGGAGACG GACCCTACTGTAACCGCACATGGGATGGCTGGATGTGCTGGGAGGACTCCCCACCCGGGAGCAAGGCTGTCCAGTTCTGCCCTGAATACTTCCAGGACTTCGATCCCTTGG AAAAGGTGACGAAGGTTTGTAATGAAGACGGACAGTGGTTTCGACACCCAGAGAGTAACCGCACCTGGTCCAATTACACCCTGTGTTCTGCCTTCACCAGGGCCAAACTCAAG ATGGCGTACAGCAAGTACTACCTGGCAATCACGGGACATTGTCTCTCTCTGGTATCCCTCCTCATCTCGCTCTGCATCTTCTTCTACTTCAA GAGTTTGAGTTGCCAGCGCATCTCTCTTCACAAGAACCTCTTCCTGTCCTTCATCCTCGACTCCATCGTCACCATCATCTGCCTTTCCGCCGTGGCTAATAACCACGAGCACGAGACTCGCAACACG CTCCAGCTGCGTGTGTGTGAACGGCGACTCCTCCTGTCCCTGCAGGCTGGCTGCAAGGTGCTGCAGTTTCTCTATCTCTACACCATGGGCTGTAACTACTTCTGGATGCTGTGCGAGGGGATCTACCTGCACACCCTCATCATCGTGGCCGTGTTCGTGGAGCAGCAGCGGCTGCTCTGGTACTATATCCTGGGCTGGG GATTCCCTCTGATCCCGGCTGTCATCCATGCAGTGGCCAGACTGCATTTCTTCAATGACAA cTGCTGGATCAGCGCCGCCACTCATCTCCTGTACATCATCCACGGGCCGATCTGCGTAGCTCTGCTG GTGAACCTGTTCTTCCTGCTCAACATTGTTCGTGTTCTCATCACCAAGCTCAAGTTGACTCACCAGGCTGAGTCCAGCGCTTACATGAAGGCGGTGCGAGCCACGCTCATCCTGGTCCCCCTACTGGGGATCCAGTTCGTCCTGCTGCCATGGAAACCGGAGTGGCGGCTGGCCGAGGAGATCTACGAGTACATCATGCACATCTTCATGCACTACCAG GGGCTGCTGGTCGCCACTATATTCTGCTTCTGTAATGGAGAG GTCCAGGCGGCTCTGAAGAGGGAGTGGCTTCACTACAAAGATCAGTGCAGCGGACAGCTCATGAGCAACGACCTTCACTCCAACTGCCACACCAACTCATCCGCGGTGGAGCCGAGCAGGAACCAGGGCACCAAGCACAGCACCAACGGCAAGGACTGTGCCCCGACGGAGAGCGTGGCTCTGAAACCAGCCGAGACCTTCGCCTGA
- the LOC121308894 gene encoding calcitonin gene-related peptide type 1 receptor-like isoform X3 produces MPCEGAPPSCTMGRGQLLWILLLPLVTEQVPAEALVSSEPLSVVSATPQSMMPMGVSRAQILSAQFECYLKILRDPPYRGDGPYCNRTWDGWMCWEDSPPGSKAVQFCPEYFQDFDPLEKVTKVCNEDGQWFRHPESNRTWSNYTLCSAFTRAKLKMAYSKYYLAITGHCLSLVSLLISLCIFFYFKSLSCQRISLHKNLFLSFILDSIVTIICLSAVANNHEHETRNTAGCKVLQFLYLYTMGCNYFWMLCEGIYLHTLIIVAVFVEQQRLLWYYILGWGFPLIPAVIHAVARLHFFNDNCWISAATHLLYIIHGPICVALLVNLFFLLNIVRVLITKLKLTHQAESSAYMKAVRATLILVPLLGIQFVLLPWKPEWRLAEEIYEYIMHIFMHYQGLLVATIFCFCNGEVQAALKREWLHYKDQCSGQLMSNDLHSNCHTNSSAVEPSRNQGTKHSTNGKDCAPTESVALKPAETFA; encoded by the exons ATGCCGTGTGAGGGAGCGCCACCTAGCTGCACCATGGGGAGAGGACAGCTGCTGTGGATCCTGTTATTGCCGCTGGTAACAGAG CAGGTTCCTGCGGAGGCGCTGGTGTCCTCGGAGCCGCTGTCAGTCGTGTCTGCCACCCCCCAGTCTATGATGCCCATGGGGGTGTCGAGGGCACAGATCCTGTCTGCCCAGTTCGAGTGCTACCTGAAGATCCTCAGGGACCCCCCCTACCGGGGAGACG GACCCTACTGTAACCGCACATGGGATGGCTGGATGTGCTGGGAGGACTCCCCACCCGGGAGCAAGGCTGTCCAGTTCTGCCCTGAATACTTCCAGGACTTCGATCCCTTGG AAAAGGTGACGAAGGTTTGTAATGAAGACGGACAGTGGTTTCGACACCCAGAGAGTAACCGCACCTGGTCCAATTACACCCTGTGTTCTGCCTTCACCAGGGCCAAACTCAAG ATGGCGTACAGCAAGTACTACCTGGCAATCACGGGACATTGTCTCTCTCTGGTATCCCTCCTCATCTCGCTCTGCATCTTCTTCTACTTCAA GAGTTTGAGTTGCCAGCGCATCTCTCTTCACAAGAACCTCTTCCTGTCCTTCATCCTCGACTCCATCGTCACCATCATCTGCCTTTCCGCCGTGGCTAATAACCACGAGCACGAGACTCGCAACACG GCTGGCTGCAAGGTGCTGCAGTTTCTCTATCTCTACACCATGGGCTGTAACTACTTCTGGATGCTGTGCGAGGGGATCTACCTGCACACCCTCATCATCGTGGCCGTGTTCGTGGAGCAGCAGCGGCTGCTCTGGTACTATATCCTGGGCTGGG GATTCCCTCTGATCCCGGCTGTCATCCATGCAGTGGCCAGACTGCATTTCTTCAATGACAA cTGCTGGATCAGCGCCGCCACTCATCTCCTGTACATCATCCACGGGCCGATCTGCGTAGCTCTGCTG GTGAACCTGTTCTTCCTGCTCAACATTGTTCGTGTTCTCATCACCAAGCTCAAGTTGACTCACCAGGCTGAGTCCAGCGCTTACATGAAGGCGGTGCGAGCCACGCTCATCCTGGTCCCCCTACTGGGGATCCAGTTCGTCCTGCTGCCATGGAAACCGGAGTGGCGGCTGGCCGAGGAGATCTACGAGTACATCATGCACATCTTCATGCACTACCAG GGGCTGCTGGTCGCCACTATATTCTGCTTCTGTAATGGAGAG GTCCAGGCGGCTCTGAAGAGGGAGTGGCTTCACTACAAAGATCAGTGCAGCGGACAGCTCATGAGCAACGACCTTCACTCCAACTGCCACACCAACTCATCCGCGGTGGAGCCGAGCAGGAACCAGGGCACCAAGCACAGCACCAACGGCAAGGACTGTGCCCCGACGGAGAGCGTGGCTCTGAAACCAGCCGAGACCTTCGCCTGA